In Saprospiraceae bacterium, the sequence AAACCAACCTGGTAAATTGCTACATAGAGGATATCCAGATTTTAAAGAAAAGGCTAACCTTTAAAAATATAGACAAGATCCTTAGGCAAATTGAAAACATGCTGGAGGATCTGTTGATCGGCAATCCTGAAAAATATGGTAAAGAAAATCTGATTGGCGATTTAAATACGGTGCGTCAAATAATACTGTCCGAACATGATGGACTATTCCTGGAGTTAGTCGATGAACTTATAGCAAAAGTCCAGTCATTTGGTTTTTATTTTGCCTCTCTGGATATCCGCCAGGATAGTATAGTACATAGTGAGGTGATCGATGCCCTGTTGCCATACACTGATGCTACCATATTAAGTTATTCGTCCTTAAAACCTGATGAAAAGCTTGCCTTTTTATCTAGTCCATGCAAGATAATCTCACCACCGGTGCCTAATGATAGCAATCTACTCTATGACACTTATCAAACCATAAAGACGATTAAGGATATTCAAGCTTCTAATGGTGCATTGGGATGTCATCGTTACATCATCAGCCAATGCGAGTCGCAGCAAAATGTCCTGGAAGTCTTTTTTCTTTTAAAAACCATATGGGAGACAGACCAAGTCACGGTAGATATCGTGCCACTTTTCGAAAAAATAACTGACCTCAACAAATCTGGTGATATTATGAGCCAGCTGTATGCTCACCAGGGATATCGAAAACACCTCGAGTTCAGATCATTTTTTCAGACCATCATGTTGGGATTTTCTGACGGCACCAAAGATGGAGGCTATCTCATGGCCAATTGGAGTATCTATGAAGCGAAAGAAATGCTCACTGCAGTCTCCAGGGCACAAGCCATAAGCGTGGTTTTTTTCGATGGCCGTGGTGGCCCCCCTTCAAGAGGCGGAGGTAAAACCCACAAATTTTATGCTTCCCTCGGACATAAAATCTCTAATACTGAAATCCAACTGACGATACAAGGCCAGACGGTGAGCAGCAGCTTTGGGACCATCGAATCTGCACAGTTTAATATCGAACAGTTGCTCAATGCCGGCATCTATAACGATGTGCTCGCTGATCAAACTAATACCCTGAATCCAAATCATCGCAAGGTATTGTCAGACCTGGCTCAGGTTAGCCTTGATGTATTTCGGGACTTAAAAAATCATCCAAAGTTTGTGTCTTATATGACGGTAGTGAGTCCGCTTAATTATTACAGTGATACAAACATCGCGAGCAGACCGACCAAGAGAAAACAATCCGCTCAACTCAGACTGGAAGATCTGAGGGCTATCCCTTTTGTCAGTTCCTGGACTCAGATAAAACAGAATGTGCCCGGATATTATGGAGTAGGTTCGGCGCTGGAGCACCTTGATAAGGCGGGAAGATGGGGCGAGGTCGAAGATTTATATGCTTCTTCTTTGTTTTTCAAGACGCTCATGGAAAATAATGAAATGGCCTTAAAAAAATGCTTTTTCCCACTGACTTCCTATCTTGAAAAGGACCCGGAATATGCAGGTCTGTTTAAGATCATTTTCGACGAAAATAAAAGAACTGAAAAATACGTACTCAAGCTCACCAAACATAAAAGCCTGATGGAGGATTATCCTGCTGACGCACTGTCAGTTGATATCCGGGAGCGCATCGTACAACCCTTGCTCACCATCCAACAATTTGCCTTGATCCAGCTGCGAAAGCCTGAATACAAAGAACACGAACTCCGATCTGTCTATGAGCGACTCATCATCAGGTCTTCCTTTGGCATCATCAACGCAGCCCGCAATTCGGTATAAACTGAATATTGTTGGTGCA encodes:
- a CDS encoding phosphoenolpyruvate carboxylase — encoded protein: MSFTANPEAVFKEEVLLKFQLFNSLFTSLPFHKIEKTGILLSLLASYCEDGYANGKSPKEIIDYFFKSQTDYTLEKDKIDLLFRFIQYGERQVVLFDALEDAAFSHTHDLEGKGTLNQIEAETKQKSLTDALAERLKDFAVRLVLTAHPTQFYPDSVLGIIYDLSKSIADNNITEINLLLQQLGKTPFFKHIQPTPVDEANSLIWYLRNIFYPAIGRINQRVNKMVPESANEQDPLVHLGFWPGGDRDGNPFVTEATTRAVAKNLKTNLVNCYIEDIQILKKRLTFKNIDKILRQIENMLEDLLIGNPEKYGKENLIGDLNTVRQIILSEHDGLFLELVDELIAKVQSFGFYFASLDIRQDSIVHSEVIDALLPYTDATILSYSSLKPDEKLAFLSSPCKIISPPVPNDSNLLYDTYQTIKTIKDIQASNGALGCHRYIISQCESQQNVLEVFFLLKTIWETDQVTVDIVPLFEKITDLNKSGDIMSQLYAHQGYRKHLEFRSFFQTIMLGFSDGTKDGGYLMANWSIYEAKEMLTAVSRAQAISVVFFDGRGGPPSRGGGKTHKFYASLGHKISNTEIQLTIQGQTVSSSFGTIESAQFNIEQLLNAGIYNDVLADQTNTLNPNHRKVLSDLAQVSLDVFRDLKNHPKFVSYMTVVSPLNYYSDTNIASRPTKRKQSAQLRLEDLRAIPFVSSWTQIKQNVPGYYGVGSALEHLDKAGRWGEVEDLYASSLFFKTLMENNEMALKKCFFPLTSYLEKDPEYAGLFKIIFDENKRTEKYVLKLTKHKSLMEDYPADALSVDIRERIVQPLLTIQQFALIQLRKPEYKEHELRSVYERLIIRSSFGIINAARNSV